One Thermodesulfobacteriota bacterium DNA segment encodes these proteins:
- a CDS encoding DMT family transporter, with protein sequence MPYLLLTLTVLFWSGNFILGRGVHEVIPPIAMSFWRWTIALLIILPFAVKPLKRQWDLIRRHWKIMTLLAIFSVTIFNSFIYLALHSTLAVNAIIINAMTPIFIVLFSRIGFKDRITLLQTFGVIISFIGLLWIISHGNLNNLIPIQFVRGDLWTLSAAMSWAMYTILLRKRPQKMSPVCFLASIIIIGLFFLFPFYVWEIHTGATIRLTATSVISVLFVGVFPSVLAYLFWNKAVEIIGASKAGIFIHLMPVFGAILAYIFLGERLRLFHIAGICLIFFGIYLTTIYKTKIQAIRRTSPKHLPKDW encoded by the coding sequence ATGCCCTATCTTTTGCTCACATTGACGGTGCTTTTTTGGTCGGGAAATTTTATCCTCGGAAGGGGGGTCCATGAGGTAATTCCCCCGATCGCCATGTCCTTCTGGCGATGGACCATTGCTTTGCTCATCATCCTGCCCTTTGCCGTAAAGCCCCTTAAAAGACAGTGGGATTTAATCCGAAGACACTGGAAAATCATGACGCTTCTGGCTATTTTTTCCGTCACCATTTTCAACTCATTCATCTATTTGGCCCTGCACTCCACCCTGGCAGTCAATGCAATTATCATAAACGCCATGACGCCGATATTTATTGTTTTATTTTCCCGGATCGGATTCAAAGACAGGATCACCCTTCTGCAGACATTCGGCGTAATCATTTCATTTATCGGCTTATTGTGGATCATTTCGCATGGCAATCTTAACAATCTGATACCGATTCAATTTGTTCGGGGAGATTTGTGGACCTTATCCGCTGCCATGAGCTGGGCGATGTATACCATTTTACTTAGAAAAAGACCGCAAAAGATGAGTCCGGTCTGCTTTCTGGCTTCGATTATAATCATCGGGTTGTTCTTTCTATTTCCATTCTATGTCTGGGAAATTCATACCGGTGCCACCATCAGACTGACAGCGACCAGCGTCATCAGTGTTCTTTTTGTAGGGGTTTTTCCATCTGTACTGGCCTATCTGTTCTGGAACAAAGCGGTGGAAATAATCGGTGCAAGCAAGGCCGGGATCTTTATACACCTGATGCCGGTTTTTGGTGCTATTTTAGCGTACATATTTTTAGGTGAACGTCTGCGCCTTTTCCACATTGCAGGTATCTGTTTGATATTTTTCGGCATCTATTTAACCACCATTTACAAAACAAAAATACAGGCCATCCGAAGAACATCACCCAAACATCTGCCCAAGGACTGGTAA